A window from Candidatus Nitrospira neomarina encodes these proteins:
- a CDS encoding DUF488 domain-containing protein → MKRVYDAPAPDDGCRILIDRLWPRGLSKEAACVNLWQKDLAPSTRLRSWFRHDPARWQEFQTRYFTELDQNINAVKDLWQRARYSPVTILFAAKNEKYNHAVALKVYLARHFR, encoded by the coding sequence TACGACGCCCCTGCCCCGGATGACGGATGTCGGATTCTCATTGACCGGCTGTGGCCACGTGGACTTTCAAAAGAAGCGGCTTGCGTCAATCTGTGGCAAAAAGATCTTGCCCCGTCAACAAGACTGCGTAGCTGGTTCCGGCATGACCCGGCCCGCTGGCAAGAATTTCAGACACGGTATTTCACCGAGCTTGATCAGAATATCAATGCCGTGAAGGATCTTTGGCAACGAGCCCGATATAGTCCGGTGACTATTCTTTTTGCGGCCAAGAACGAGAAATACAATCATGCGGTCGCCCTGAAAGTCTATCTCGCTCGTCATTTTAGATGA